The Apium graveolens cultivar Ventura chromosome 11, ASM990537v1, whole genome shotgun sequence genome has a window encoding:
- the LOC141698351 gene encoding uncharacterized protein LOC141698351, with amino-acid sequence METYTCYNNMMSSLRNLDLSCGDQDSFSTNNDHTGIYASHYSCFSPKPQGFDHGSSVLGPQVVDHALRGSQSHRELPYAPVPSAPPSFFNTDERMRISTGPGYSRLYNEASRFPGLSMPAGASPAYSPSYIGCSTMNQNGYFGQGFTRPSSNGQNGYCDQGQGFTQPSSNGQNGYRDQEFTETRSNGQNGYGNQEFTGRTNPRGIVSMAMRNEQVMVLQNAVVVELVRCMRIMNEILYRSLPHLEAKMAVPRDDQQTANRFSGNAHGSTGLTIPTRIFVGGLASTVTESDFKTYFDQFGTITNVEVKYDHFTQSARGFGFITFDSEKAVDKVLARTSFHELNGKMVEVKRAFPKDRNSIRGQLGGLNYGLSKVSNLLGAYTL; translated from the exons ATGGAGACTTATACTTGCTATAATAACATGATGTCTTCTCTTCGAAATCTTGATTTGAGTTGTGGTGATCAAGATAGTTTTTCAACAAATAATGATCATACTGGAATTTATGCTTCACATTACTCTTGTTTTTCTCCGAAACCGCAGGGTTTTGATCATGGCAGTTCTGTTCTAGGGCCTCAAGTTGTTGATCATGCTCTCCGGGGAAGTCAGAGCCACAGAG AACTTCCCTATGCACCAGTGCCTTCTGCGCCTCCAAGTTTCTTCAACACTGATGAACGAATGAGGATTAGTACTGGTCCTGGATACTCTAGGCTGTACAATGAAGCAAGTCGATTTCCGGGATTGTCTATGCCAGCTGGTGCATCCCCTGCATACAGTCCAAGCTACATTGGTTGTTCTACGATGAATCAGAATGGATACTTTGGTCAAGGTTTTACTCGACCAAGTAGCAATGGTCAGAATGGATACTGTGATCAAGGTCAAGGGTTTACTCAACCAAGTAGCAATGGTCAGAATGGATACCGCGATCAAGAGTTTACTGAAACAAGGAGCAATGGTCAGAATGGATACGGTAATCAAGAGTTTACTGGAAGGACCAATCCGCGAGGTATTGTGTCAATGGCTATGAGGAATGAGCAAGTGATGGTTTTGCAGAATGCAGTTGTGGTGGAATTGGTAAGATGTATGCGTATTATGAATGAGATTCTATACCGGTCTCTTCCTCATCTGGAAGCAAAAATGGCTGTTCCTAGAGATGATCAGCAAACTGCAAACAGGTTCAGTGGCAATGCTCATGGTTCGACAGGGCTTACAATTCCAACAAGAATATTTGTAGGAGGTTTGGCATCCACAGTCACGGAGAGTGACTTCAAGACTTACTTTGATCAATTCGGGACAATCACGAATGTTGAGGTCAAGTATGATCACTTCACTCAGAGCGCTAGAGGGTTCGGATTCATCACATTTGATTCAGAGAAAGCAGTAGATAAGGTGCTAGCTAGAACGTCTTTCCATGAACTCAATGGTAAAATGGTTGAGGTTAAGCGAGCTTTTCCCAAGGACCGGAACTCAATCAGAGGCCAGCTTGGTGGGCTAAACTATGGCTTGAGCAAAGTGAGCAATCTACTTGGTGCCTACACTCTATAG
- the LOC141696578 gene encoding putative disease resistance protein RXW24L: MRMKTFLPHANSRTYEEKVGILLADVGKLAYDAEHAVESFLVKASSSPGKRIQWINTRKFSRMIKDIQKKMSLLCNRFHECNIKSTLETPESADSSYGTTRKLKRFHSFTTVEPEFFVGFHGDVDRLVGHLVDESDDSYSLISICGMGGIGKTTLAQKIYNHSTINTHFAGLAWVSISQKWQTELVLQRVLICLVHEKKEEILEMDYDKLVENLLQIQQNKKCLIVLDDIWSKDAFKS; this comes from the coding sequence ATGCGGATGAAGACATTCTTGCCACATGCTAATTCAAGGACATATGAAGAAAAGGTCGGCATTTTGCTTGCAGATGTAGGGAAGCTTGCCTATGATGCAGAGCATGCTGTTGAAAGTTTTCTTGTCAAAGCTTCTTCATCCCCTGGAAAAAGAATCCAGTGGATCAACACAAGGAAGTTTTCGAGAATGATCAAAGATATTCAAAAAAAGATGTCTCTTCTCTGCAATCGGTTTCATGAGTGTAACATCAAATCAACACTAGAAACCCCAGAATCAGCAGATTCATCTTATGGAACAACCCGAAAACTAAAGCGGTTTCACAGTTTCACAACTGTTGAACCAGAGTTTTTTGTTGGATTTCATGGAGATGTTGATCGCTTGGTGGGACATCTGGTGGATGAGAGTGATGACTCTTATTCGCTCATCTCTATTTGTGGGATGGGAGGAATAGGTAAGACCACTCTCGCTCAAAAAATATACAATCATTCCACCATTAATACTCACTTTGCTGGTTTAGCTTGGGTTTCCATATCGCAGAAATGGCAAACAGAACTTGTGTTGCAGCGAGTTCTTATATGTCTCGTCCATGAGAAAAAAGAAGAAATCCTTGAAATGGACTATGACAAGTTAGTGGAAAATCTGCTACAAATCCAGCAAAACAAAAAATGCTTGATAGTCCTGGATGACATATGGTCAAAGGATGCTTTTAAGTCGTAA
- the LOC141698669 gene encoding putative disease resistance RPP8-like protein 2 — translation MLMGGVLVTKPSLIEWEKVYDDSLSSLKKGKGLGENQQEQLFDILVRSYNVLPPQLKPCFLYLSKFMEDEWIDAETLYQLWIAEGMVLSSDKIEGETTMQVAESYMGELVHRSMVQVRFNEMESWVTKFKSCSVHDLMRDLSLSQAKAEEFFVTIDLREGNNFHLNSSVVSQIAEARQLVVYHKRGMQANSYFITKPNHQQYRSILLLNVDSHQSLPPRLGSYLANFKLLRVLALEYARYSRQSVLGTLFGTKIDSVLGSLIYLRYLSLRGSDMETFPLIHKLVLLQTLKLDKQNIRYRLPVSSNILGKLAHLRHLYLPSRCLIESGKNFKLRFNGLSKLETLREFRYYMV, via the coding sequence ATGTTGATGGGGGGAGTTCTAGTCACGAAACCTTCGTTGATAGAGTGGGAAAAGGTATATGATGATAGTCTATCATCCCTAAAGAAAGGGAAGGGGTTGGGAGAAAATCAACAAGAGCAACTATTTGACATTTTAGTTCGGAGTTACAACGTTTTACCCCCTCAACTGAAACCATGCTTTTTGTATCTAAGTAAATTTATGGAAGATGAATGGATAGATGCAGAAACTTTATATCAGTTATGGATTGCTGAGGGAATGGTACTATCCAGTGACAAAATCGAAGGAGAAACCACGATGCAAGTCGCTGAATCTTACATGGGAGAACTGGTCCATAGGAGTATGGTACAAGTTAGATTTAATGAAATGGAATCATGGGTTACCAAGTTCAAAAGTTGTTCTGTACATGATCTAATGAGAGACCTATCTTTATCCCAGGCAAAAGCAGAAGAATTTTTCGTAACAATTGATCTTCGAGAAGGAAATAATTTTCATCTCAATAGTTCTGTGGTCTCACAGATTGCTGAGGCTAGACAGCTTGTAGTTTATCACAAGAGAGGCATGCAAGCTAATTCTTACTTTATCACGAAACCCAATCACCAACAGTACCGATCAATTTTACTTTTAAATGTGGATAGTCATCAAAGTCTGCCACCTCGACTGGGGTCGTATTTAGCCAATTTTAAGTTACTAAGAGTTTTGGCACTTGAATACGCAAGATATAGTAGACAATCTGTTTTAGGTACCCTTTTTGGCACTAAAATCGATAGTGTATTAGGCAGCCTTATTTACTTGCGATATCTCAGTTTaaggggttctgatatggaaaCTTTTCCATTGATACATAAGTTAGTGCTGCTACAGACTCTCAAACTAGACAAACAGAATATTAGGTATAGGCTACCAGTGTCAAGTAATATATTGGGCAAGTTGGCACATTTGCGTCATCTGTATTTACCAAGTCGGTGCTTAATCGAATCAGGGAAGAATTTCAAATTACGGTTCAATGGGTTGAGCAAATTAGAGACACTCAGAGAATTTCGATACTACATGGTGTGA